A section of the Lusitaniella coriacea LEGE 07157 genome encodes:
- a CDS encoding aldo/keto reductase, translated as MHYRRFGKTNLPLSIFSLGTMRCLASEENAKATLERAISLGINHIETARGYGKSEEYLGRILKSGLSVRREQLYVTTKLPPTPDAKTMQAWIDESLQRLQLDYLDCLAIHGINTWEHLNWIQQPEGCMKAVREAITEGKVRFVGFSTHAPLDSILATLDTDEFDFVNLHYYYFFQRNAPALERAMEKDMGIFIISPVDKGGQLYAPPETLQKLCHPFSPVELNYRFLLSDSRITTLSIGAAHPAEFTEMIEVRDRAIPLTDTETATLQQLETHLRQTLNTDLCSQCHQCLPCPEAINIPEILRLRNLAVAYDMSEFGQYRYRMFENAGHWFPGKKGNRCTDCGDCLPRCPQQLNIPALLRDTHQRLNGSPRRRLWQ; from the coding sequence ATGCACTATCGACGGTTTGGCAAGACCAACTTACCGCTTTCGATCTTTTCCCTCGGAACCATGCGCTGTCTCGCTTCCGAAGAAAACGCCAAAGCAACCCTCGAACGAGCCATTTCTCTGGGAATCAACCACATCGAAACCGCGCGAGGTTACGGCAAAAGCGAAGAATATCTCGGACGAATCCTTAAATCGGGTTTATCGGTTCGGCGAGAGCAATTGTACGTGACCACCAAACTCCCCCCCACCCCCGATGCCAAGACGATGCAAGCTTGGATTGATGAATCTCTCCAACGCCTTCAACTCGACTACCTCGATTGTCTGGCAATTCACGGCATCAATACCTGGGAACATCTCAACTGGATACAACAGCCAGAAGGGTGCATGAAAGCAGTCAGGGAAGCCATTACAGAGGGAAAAGTGCGATTTGTCGGTTTTTCCACCCACGCGCCTCTAGACTCGATCCTGGCAACCCTAGACACCGATGAGTTTGACTTCGTTAATTTACACTACTACTACTTTTTCCAACGCAATGCACCTGCCCTAGAACGCGCTATGGAGAAAGATATGGGGATTTTTATTATTTCCCCCGTGGATAAAGGCGGACAGCTTTACGCGCCCCCTGAAACCCTCCAGAAGCTTTGCCATCCCTTCTCCCCTGTCGAATTAAACTATCGATTTTTATTGAGCGATTCTCGCATTACAACCCTTAGTATTGGGGCGGCACACCCCGCAGAATTCACGGAAATGATTGAAGTGCGCGATCGCGCGATCCCCCTAACCGACACAGAAACCGCCACCCTGCAACAATTAGAAACCCATCTCCGTCAAACCTTAAACACCGATCTTTGCAGTCAATGCCATCAATGCTTACCTTGCCCCGAAGCGATTAATATTCCTGAAATCCTGCGCCTGCGCAACCTCGCCGTGGCATACGACATGAGCGAATTCGGACAATACCGCTATCGAATGTTTGAGAACGCCGGACACTGGTTTCCCGGCAAAAAAGGCAATCGCTGTACCGACTGCGGCGACTGTCTACCGCGCTGTCCCCAACAACTCAACATTCCCGCACTTCTGCGCGACACCCACCAACGCCTTAACGGTTCCCCCCGTCGCCGCCTTTGGCAGTAA
- a CDS encoding bifunctional nuclease family protein, which produces MIEMRVAGIALDAITRSPIVLLKDGSDRRALPIYIGQEQAKAIIGALERHNPPPRPLTHDLLNNLLETWEMQLDRVIIHSLQDNTFYAVLCIHQGEIKKEIDCRPSDAIALALRTNSPIWVMEEVVADASIPVDREADEEERKAFRDFISNLRPEDFIERGTSSSSEQ; this is translated from the coding sequence ATGATTGAAATGAGAGTTGCTGGAATTGCATTAGATGCTATTACGCGCAGTCCAATTGTATTACTCAAAGATGGTTCCGACCGGCGCGCATTACCGATATACATCGGACAGGAACAAGCAAAAGCAATTATCGGCGCTTTAGAACGGCATAACCCTCCTCCGCGACCCCTCACCCACGATTTACTCAATAATTTGCTGGAAACCTGGGAGATGCAATTGGATCGAGTGATTATCCACTCCCTGCAAGACAATACTTTCTATGCGGTTTTGTGCATTCACCAAGGAGAAATTAAAAAAGAAATTGACTGTAGACCCAGCGACGCGATCGCGCTAGCATTGCGTACTAATAGCCCCATTTGGGTCATGGAAGAAGTGGTTGCCGATGCCTCAATTCCCGTCGATCGCGAAGCAGACGAAGAAGAACGCAAAGCCTTCCGAGATTTTATCTCAAATCTGCGCCCAGAAGATTTCATCGAACGAGGAACGAGCAGTAGTAGCGAACAATAA
- the ribE gene encoding riboflavin synthase, with protein MFTGLIQALGKIHPLGNDRYAIAVCHPSSSRIVRDLEIGDSVAVDGVCLTVETCLPDGFSATVSPETLQRSRLGRINPAVDLVNLETSARIGSKLGGHFVTGHVDGVGCLVESVISQRAWEMTFAPVSALSEEWERSVGRYLVEKGSIAVNGISLTVADCDRAGSWFKVAVIPHTYEQTNLHALQVGSWVNLESDILGKYVDKLLRDRAQPSNVKEEISLTFLGEHGYL; from the coding sequence GTGTTTACCGGACTAATTCAAGCTTTAGGAAAAATTCATCCTCTGGGGAACGACCGATACGCGATCGCGGTTTGTCATCCCTCTTCTTCTAGAATCGTGCGAGACTTAGAGATTGGGGACAGTGTAGCGGTGGATGGGGTGTGTTTGACAGTGGAAACTTGTTTGCCCGACGGCTTCAGCGCGACCGTATCCCCCGAAACCTTACAGCGCAGTCGTTTGGGACGAATTAATCCCGCAGTGGATCTTGTTAATTTGGAAACTTCCGCGAGAATTGGCAGCAAATTGGGCGGGCATTTTGTCACGGGTCATGTGGATGGGGTGGGGTGTTTGGTGGAATCGGTTATCAGCCAACGGGCATGGGAAATGACGTTTGCACCAGTATCCGCGCTTTCTGAGGAGTGGGAGCGTTCTGTGGGTCGCTATTTGGTGGAAAAAGGGAGTATTGCCGTCAATGGGATTAGTTTAACGGTGGCAGACTGCGATCGCGCGGGAAGTTGGTTTAAGGTAGCAGTGATTCCCCACACCTACGAACAAACCAATTTGCACGCCCTGCAAGTGGGGAGTTGGGTTAATTTGGAGAGCGATATTTTAGGGAAGTACGTAGATAAATTGTTGCGCGATCGCGCCCAACCGTCCAATGTGAAGGAAGAGATTAGCCTGACCTTTTTAGGCGAACACGGCTATTTATAG
- a CDS encoding potassium channel family protein, with product MNLRSLNFLNSLRHTSKQFAVIGLGRFGRSVSGALHEMGHEILGTDIEEKLVAQVLAEKTVSHAIQLDSRDPLALKEAGIFEFDTVIVAIGNYLEESIITTLNLKEAGVAHVVAKASTEIHGKLLQRVGADRVVFPEYEAGCALAYNLTKPSVLDCFDLDPDHSIVEVRVPEEFHNKTIAELELRSSYGLTLLAVSEDDKKFQINPLPTQRLHQGAAMVVLGSNKSLKRLPI from the coding sequence TTGAATCTGCGTTCGCTGAATTTTTTAAACAGTTTGCGCCATACCAGTAAACAATTTGCTGTCATTGGTTTAGGGCGTTTTGGCAGGTCTGTTTCCGGCGCGCTGCATGAAATGGGACACGAGATTCTCGGTACCGATATTGAAGAGAAATTAGTCGCGCAGGTTTTAGCGGAAAAAACCGTTTCCCATGCCATTCAACTCGATTCGAGAGATCCCCTCGCATTGAAAGAGGCGGGGATTTTTGAGTTTGATACGGTCATCGTTGCCATTGGCAACTACCTAGAAGAAAGCATTATTACAACGTTGAACTTGAAAGAAGCTGGCGTTGCTCATGTGGTTGCCAAAGCCTCAACAGAAATTCATGGCAAACTACTACAACGGGTAGGAGCAGACCGCGTTGTTTTTCCCGAATACGAAGCAGGGTGCGCCCTTGCCTACAACTTAACCAAACCCTCCGTACTAGACTGTTTCGACCTCGACCCAGACCACAGTATCGTAGAGGTTCGCGTTCCAGAAGAATTCCACAACAAAACGATTGCGGAACTGGAATTGCGCAGTTCTTACGGATTGACGCTGTTAGCGGTGAGTGAAGACGACAAAAAATTTCAAATTAATCCCCTCCCCACCCAACGACTCCATCAAGGTGCTGCAATGGTGGTTTTGGGTTCTAATAAATCTTTGAAGCGCTTGCCCATTTAG
- the tilS gene encoding tRNA lysidine(34) synthetase TilS produces the protein MKHGRDWTHLHTRLHQTCRQRQFLKKQQRLLIAVSGGQDSLCLLKLLLDLQPKWEWQLAIAHCDHNWSMDVGIADHVRHIAQNWDVPFYLKTAHHLKESEASARQWRYQALIEIAQERNFPIIVTGHTLSDRAETLLYNLIRGSGADGLQALTWQRPLTPNLQLIRPLLNISRPETLEFCQQFHLPIWEDAANQNLKYARNRIRTQVLPYLKTHFNPQVEAALARTAEILGSEVEYLEESARTLLAQAQIPNEPSLNRILLRRAALALQRRVVRQFIQQTLSIAPSFEQIEAVTHLINAPNGSRTSTFPGGAVAEVRGDYICLIH, from the coding sequence ATGAAACACGGGCGCGACTGGACGCACCTCCACACACGGTTGCATCAAACCTGTCGGCAACGCCAATTCCTCAAAAAACAGCAGCGTTTATTGATTGCTGTTTCGGGGGGACAAGATTCCCTTTGCTTGCTCAAACTCCTCTTGGATTTACAACCCAAATGGGAGTGGCAGTTAGCCATCGCCCACTGCGATCATAATTGGTCGATGGATGTTGGCATTGCAGACCACGTTCGCCATATCGCTCAAAATTGGGACGTTCCCTTTTATCTCAAAACTGCACATCACCTCAAAGAAAGCGAAGCCTCTGCCCGACAGTGGCGCTATCAAGCGTTAATTGAGATTGCCCAGGAACGCAATTTTCCCATTATCGTCACCGGACACACATTGAGCGATCGCGCGGAAACTCTACTCTACAACCTGATTCGCGGTTCTGGAGCCGATGGGTTACAAGCCCTAACCTGGCAGCGTCCCTTAACTCCCAACCTCCAACTCATTCGCCCGCTACTCAATATTTCTCGCCCGGAAACCCTCGAATTTTGCCAGCAATTCCACCTCCCCATCTGGGAAGATGCCGCCAACCAAAACCTCAAGTACGCTCGCAACCGCATTCGGACTCAGGTTCTCCCCTACCTCAAAACCCACTTTAATCCCCAGGTAGAAGCCGCTCTCGCGAGAACTGCCGAGATTTTGGGTTCGGAAGTCGAATATCTAGAAGAAAGCGCCCGGACGCTGTTAGCCCAAGCTCAGATACCAAACGAACCCAGTCTTAACCGTATCCTACTCCGTCGCGCCGCCCTTGCTCTCCAGCGTCGAGTCGTGCGGCAATTTATCCAGCAAACTCTATCCATTGCACCGAGCTTCGAGCAAATCGAAGCAGTAACGCACCTCATTAACGCGCCCAACGGATCTCGCACATCCACCTTCCCCGGCGGTGCAGTTGCAGAAGTTCGCGGCGATTATATTTGTTTGATACACTAA
- the sppA gene encoding signal peptide peptidase SppA → MRQFLKQTFASLVGTLVAVILLVALGTSSLVFLIVAAVSTSEEPSIKNKSVLVFDLSTSIRDTEPPVSLGEAVSGDVPAAIPLRQVLQNLEKATQDKRIVALFLNGSNGIGNTDYATLAEIRPALEQFRESGKKIIAYGVDWGEREYYLGSVADEVILNPMGIVEMNGLSSEQVFFSQALDKFGIGVQVIRVGRYKAAVEPFIQQTMSPENRQQIAGLLGDLWGEFIADVGTSRKIPANKLQALANTKGIFLASEAKAQGLVDRVAYFDEVAAELREISGKGDDEQLFRKVSLEGYSDISVKAFKQESSQNKIAIVYAEGAIVGGRGEDGQIGSARINEQLRDVREDEDVKAVVLRINSPGGSATASELILREIQLIRQEKPVIVSMGDVAASGGYWIATGADYIFAEPSTITGSIGVFGLLPNLEKISNDNGVAWEIVKTGQLADLDTVVRPKTPQELALYQRLVNQVYDLFLDKVAKSRNIPKEKVAQIAQGRIWSGQDAKQIGLVDELGGIESAIAYAAKKAELDEDWEAEEYLEEPDWERQLIDMLQEEAHIDSLTASNPFSSEFNKMKKDLAILQLLSDSKGVYALLPFEFRIK, encoded by the coding sequence ATGCGCCAATTTCTCAAACAAACCTTCGCCAGTCTCGTCGGAACCCTTGTGGCTGTAATCCTTCTGGTCGCACTCGGTACCAGCAGTCTCGTTTTTTTGATCGTTGCTGCGGTTTCCACCAGCGAAGAACCCTCTATCAAAAATAAATCCGTTCTCGTTTTCGATCTCTCCACCTCCATCCGCGACACCGAACCTCCCGTTTCCTTAGGCGAAGCCGTATCGGGAGATGTTCCCGCCGCAATTCCCCTGCGCCAAGTCTTGCAAAACCTTGAAAAAGCCACCCAGGACAAACGCATTGTCGCCCTCTTTTTAAACGGCAGTAACGGCATCGGAAACACCGACTACGCCACCCTTGCAGAAATTCGCCCCGCCCTCGAACAATTCCGCGAATCCGGCAAAAAAATCATTGCCTACGGTGTTGATTGGGGAGAACGAGAATATTACCTCGGTTCCGTTGCGGATGAGGTCATTCTCAATCCAATGGGAATCGTTGAGATGAATGGGTTGAGTTCCGAACAAGTCTTTTTTTCCCAAGCCCTCGATAAGTTTGGCATTGGGGTTCAGGTGATTCGGGTGGGCAGGTATAAAGCGGCAGTCGAACCCTTTATTCAACAAACCATGAGTCCGGAGAACCGCCAGCAAATTGCAGGATTGTTAGGGGATTTGTGGGGTGAATTTATTGCAGATGTGGGAACCAGCCGCAAGATTCCGGCAAACAAACTTCAAGCCCTTGCCAATACGAAAGGGATTTTTCTCGCCAGCGAAGCCAAGGCACAAGGACTCGTCGATCGCGTGGCATACTTTGATGAAGTTGCCGCAGAACTGCGGGAAATCAGTGGCAAAGGTGACGACGAGCAGTTATTTCGGAAAGTCAGTTTAGAGGGCTACAGCGATATTTCTGTCAAAGCGTTCAAACAAGAATCCTCTCAAAACAAGATCGCCATTGTCTACGCTGAAGGCGCAATCGTTGGGGGTCGAGGGGAAGACGGTCAAATTGGCAGCGCCCGCATTAACGAACAGTTGCGGGACGTTCGAGAGGATGAAGATGTGAAAGCGGTGGTTCTGCGTATCAATAGTCCGGGGGGAAGTGCTACGGCTTCTGAGTTGATTTTGCGAGAAATTCAACTGATTCGCCAGGAAAAGCCTGTGATCGTTTCAATGGGAGATGTGGCGGCTTCTGGGGGCTATTGGATTGCCACGGGTGCGGATTATATTTTTGCCGAACCCAGCACGATTACCGGGTCAATTGGGGTGTTTGGTTTGTTGCCCAATCTGGAAAAAATTTCTAATGATAATGGGGTTGCTTGGGAAATTGTCAAAACCGGACAACTTGCGGATCTTGATACTGTCGTTCGCCCCAAAACGCCCCAAGAACTTGCCCTCTACCAGCGCCTTGTCAACCAAGTGTACGACCTCTTTTTAGACAAAGTGGCGAAATCCCGCAATATCCCCAAAGAAAAGGTCGCGCAAATTGCCCAAGGACGGATTTGGTCGGGGCAGGATGCCAAACAAATTGGTTTGGTGGATGAATTAGGTGGAATTGAGTCCGCGATCGCGTATGCTGCAAAAAAAGCTGAACTCGATGAGGATTGGGAAGCCGAAGAATATCTCGAAGAACCGGATTGGGAACGGCAATTGATCGATATGCTCCAAGAAGAGGCACACATCGACTCACTAACAGCCTCCAATCCCTTTAGTTCGGAGTTCAACAAGATGAAAAAGGATTTAGCCATTCTCCAGCTTCTAAGCGATTCTAAAGGGGTTTATGCTCTCCTTCCCTTTGAATTTCGCATCAAGTAA
- the fni gene encoding type 2 isopentenyl-diphosphate Delta-isomerase, translated as MSNTQSRKADHLRICLEEDVQFSAKTNGLERYRFSHCCLPELDYSEVDVTTRFLGKFLGAPLLISSMTGGTEEAKTINYRLAEAAQHYKLAMGVGSQRIALEKPEVAHTFAVRSRAPDILLFANIGAVQLNYTYGIEECRRAIDLLEADALILHLNPLQECIQPNGDRNFRGLLNKIEKLCAKLPVPAIVKEVGNGISSRMAQQLVNAGASAIDVAGAGGTSWAKVESERAENPMQRQLGKTFADWGLPTAECLTSIRHLYPDLPLIASGGLRNGVDVAKAIALGADLAGLAFPFLQAASDSPEALDRTVQLLIAELTTALFCTGNASLADLKHSNTLEKLA; from the coding sequence ATGAGCAATACCCAAAGTCGCAAAGCCGACCATTTAAGAATTTGTCTTGAAGAAGACGTACAATTTTCTGCCAAAACCAATGGATTGGAACGCTACCGTTTTTCCCATTGTTGTTTGCCGGAATTGGATTATTCCGAGGTGGATGTGACGACTCGGTTTCTGGGCAAATTTTTGGGCGCACCCCTGCTAATTTCTTCCATGACGGGGGGAACAGAAGAGGCAAAGACGATTAATTATCGTTTAGCGGAGGCGGCACAGCACTATAAGTTGGCGATGGGGGTGGGTTCTCAACGGATTGCGTTGGAAAAACCCGAAGTCGCTCATACCTTTGCCGTGCGATCGCGCGCTCCTGATATTCTATTATTTGCGAATATTGGCGCGGTGCAACTTAACTATACCTATGGCATAGAAGAATGCCGGCGCGCGATCGATCTCTTGGAAGCCGATGCTCTGATTTTGCACCTCAACCCCCTACAAGAATGCATTCAACCCAACGGCGACCGCAACTTTCGCGGACTCCTGAATAAGATTGAAAAATTGTGCGCAAAACTTCCCGTTCCGGCGATTGTAAAGGAAGTGGGGAATGGGATTTCTAGTAGGATGGCACAGCAGTTGGTTAATGCGGGCGCGAGTGCGATTGATGTTGCCGGGGCGGGGGGAACCTCCTGGGCAAAAGTAGAAAGCGAACGAGCTGAAAACCCCATGCAGCGACAACTCGGAAAAACCTTTGCCGATTGGGGCTTGCCCACCGCAGAATGTCTAACCAGCATTCGCCATCTTTACCCCGACCTCCCTCTCATCGCCTCTGGGGGGCTACGCAACGGCGTAGATGTCGCCAAAGCCATCGCACTGGGGGCAGACCTTGCCGGACTTGCTTTCCCCTTTCTCCAAGCCGCTAGCGACTCTCCAGAAGCCTTAGATAGAACGGTTCAATTGCTCATCGCCGAACTCACCACTGCCCTGTTTTGTACCGGAAATGCTTCTTTAGCCGACCTTAAACACTCCAATACTCTAGAAAAGTTAGCATAG
- a CDS encoding ABC transporter substrate-binding protein, with the protein MDRRQFLQVSSAAFSGLALSGCGWTLASINTTATAQDSADELYLYTWAGYTDDDLLARFREETGIRVIADVFDSNEAMLARLQASGGGAYSIIYPSDYMVQKMAALGLLIELDKSQVVGLDQLFERFQNPIYDPGNRYSVPLSWGTTGLIYNKAKLGEIPQDWDYLWEHQGELSKRMTLLNDVREVMGATLRSLGYSYNSTNPDEIEAAYDKLRVLKPAIASFTSDAWRNQILSGDLLVAMCYSSDANEAMPENEDLEYVLPLSGSSLFTDTLVIPRTAPNIAGAYAWINFMLQPDIAAQICERLSFATPIRSAFELLPPEIQDNVSLFPPDPGLGLCEGIAPVGDSISELYERYWTRLTSG; encoded by the coding sequence GTGGATCGTCGTCAATTTTTACAAGTATCGTCTGCTGCGTTTTCCGGACTCGCACTATCGGGGTGCGGTTGGACGCTAGCCAGTATCAATACAACAGCAACAGCTCAGGATTCGGCGGACGAACTTTATCTTTATACGTGGGCGGGTTATACCGATGATGACTTGCTGGCGCGTTTTAGGGAAGAGACGGGGATTCGGGTCATTGCGGACGTGTTTGATTCCAATGAGGCGATGTTAGCGCGACTGCAAGCAAGTGGAGGTGGGGCATACAGCATTATTTATCCTTCTGACTATATGGTGCAGAAGATGGCGGCGTTGGGGTTATTGATTGAGTTGGATAAATCGCAAGTTGTCGGGTTAGACCAACTGTTTGAGCGCTTCCAAAATCCAATTTACGATCCCGGCAATCGCTATAGCGTTCCGTTGAGTTGGGGAACGACGGGGTTAATTTATAACAAAGCAAAGTTGGGGGAAATTCCCCAGGATTGGGATTATTTGTGGGAGCATCAAGGGGAGTTGTCGAAGCGGATGACGTTGCTCAATGATGTTCGGGAGGTGATGGGTGCAACGCTGCGATCTTTGGGCTATTCTTACAATTCAACTAATCCTGATGAGATTGAAGCCGCTTATGATAAGTTGAGGGTGTTAAAACCCGCGATCGCGTCCTTTACTTCTGATGCGTGGCGCAACCAAATTTTAAGCGGGGATTTACTCGTGGCAATGTGCTACTCTTCCGATGCCAATGAAGCCATGCCAGAAAATGAAGATTTAGAGTACGTTTTGCCGTTAAGTGGGTCTTCGTTGTTCACCGATACTCTCGTGATTCCTCGCACTGCGCCCAATATTGCCGGAGCCTATGCCTGGATTAATTTTATGCTACAACCGGATATTGCCGCGCAAATTTGCGAGCGTCTCAGCTTTGCTACGCCGATTCGCTCGGCATTCGAGCTTTTGCCCCCTGAAATACAGGATAATGTTAGTCTGTTTCCCCCCGATCCCGGACTCGGTCTTTGCGAAGGAATTGCTCCTGTTGGCGACTCAATTAGCGAACTTTACGAACGCTATTGGACGCGACTCACCAGTGGGTAA
- a CDS encoding EamA family transporter: MNKYTLKNANEYAVALGLNGFSALFLLSLLPTAGIPIIGQQFWLALGFGASLNAIAYIIFIKAIKLSDLSKIAPLTTFTPLFLLITSPVLVGEFPNGKGLLGILLVVIGAYTLNIRQLHKGFFAPFQALWQDRGAKFVLGVAFLWSLTSNFDKIGVQNSSPIFWAFANYSAITVLIVPMALYQRNARSRQGWNFSRTSILIGLCNAIAVACQMNAMSLTLVAYTIAIKRTSAVFSVLFGHFLFKEKGLRERLVGAAIMVMGVVAIALS, encoded by the coding sequence TTGAATAAATATACCCTCAAAAACGCAAACGAATATGCCGTTGCTCTAGGGTTAAACGGCTTTAGCGCACTGTTTTTACTATCGCTACTCCCCACTGCTGGCATTCCCATCATCGGTCAACAATTTTGGCTGGCTTTAGGATTTGGAGCGAGTTTAAACGCCATTGCTTACATCATTTTTATCAAAGCGATTAAACTATCAGATTTATCGAAAATTGCACCTCTGACAACATTTACGCCGTTATTCCTGTTAATTACGTCTCCGGTTCTGGTGGGCGAGTTTCCTAATGGGAAAGGTTTGCTGGGAATTTTGCTTGTGGTGATAGGGGCTTATACCCTCAATATTCGCCAACTGCACAAGGGCTTTTTTGCGCCGTTCCAAGCACTGTGGCAGGATCGGGGGGCAAAGTTTGTTTTGGGGGTTGCGTTTTTGTGGAGTCTCACCTCAAATTTTGACAAGATTGGCGTACAAAATTCTTCGCCGATTTTTTGGGCATTTGCCAATTACAGTGCGATTACCGTGTTGATTGTGCCAATGGCACTTTATCAAAGGAACGCGCGATCGCGCCAAGGGTGGAATTTTTCAAGAACTTCTATCTTAATCGGTCTGTGTAACGCGATCGCGGTAGCCTGTCAAATGAACGCGATGAGCTTGACCCTAGTGGCTTACACCATCGCCATAAAACGAACCAGCGCGGTATTTAGCGTTCTGTTTGGTCATTTCCTTTTTAAGGAAAAAGGACTAAGGGAAAGACTTGTGGGTGCGGCGATTATGGTGATGGGGGTTGTGGCGATTGCCCTCTCTTGA
- a CDS encoding saccharopine dehydrogenase family protein yields MTHRVLILGGQGRIGSSVARDLATYTSAEITVTGRSLRAPLDSPLQFLPLNLEDIPRLRQAIKNCHLVVHCAGPFHHRDGRVLKICIEEGVNYLDVSDHRSFFQKVVAYREAAAEAGITAILNTGIFPGISNSMVRQGVEQLDSADTIHLSYVVAGSGGAGITVMRTTFLGLRQPFEAWRNGQWQSVLPYTERETIEFPQPYGKTGVYWFDVPETYTFAESFPGVKNVITKFGSIPDLYNHLTWITAHIFPASWVESPKGIEFFSHVSYAMTAVTDRFSGVGVAMRAEIRGRKNGQATTHCSTFVHKNTAVSAGMGTGSVAQLVLDGTLKKPGLWSIEQALPTDLFERAMESRGLMIQQSAQSVKRGQSPQPPSP; encoded by the coding sequence GTGACTCATCGCGTTTTAATTTTAGGCGGTCAAGGGCGCATCGGCAGTAGCGTTGCGCGAGATTTAGCCACCTACACCTCAGCAGAAATTACCGTTACGGGACGAAGTTTGCGCGCGCCTCTCGACTCTCCGCTACAATTTTTGCCCCTAAACCTAGAAGATATTCCCCGATTGCGCCAAGCCATTAAAAATTGCCATTTAGTCGTTCATTGCGCGGGCCCTTTTCATCACAGAGACGGGCGAGTGCTGAAAATTTGTATCGAAGAAGGCGTAAATTACTTAGATGTCAGCGACCATCGTTCCTTCTTTCAAAAAGTTGTTGCCTATCGAGAAGCGGCAGCAGAGGCGGGAATTACCGCAATTCTTAATACTGGAATTTTCCCTGGAATTTCTAACAGTATGGTGCGCCAAGGGGTCGAACAACTCGACAGTGCCGATACGATTCATCTGAGTTATGTGGTGGCGGGGTCTGGCGGTGCGGGGATAACGGTGATGCGAACGACATTTTTGGGGCTGCGTCAACCCTTTGAGGCTTGGCGTAATGGTCAGTGGCAGTCGGTTTTACCCTATACGGAACGAGAAACTATTGAATTTCCTCAACCCTACGGGAAAACGGGCGTTTACTGGTTTGACGTGCCGGAAACCTATACATTTGCCGAGTCATTTCCAGGGGTGAAGAATGTCATTACCAAGTTTGGTTCGATTCCCGATCTCTACAATCACCTGACTTGGATTACCGCTCATATTTTCCCCGCGTCTTGGGTTGAAAGTCCCAAGGGAATTGAGTTTTTTTCCCACGTTTCCTATGCAATGACCGCAGTCACGGATCGCTTTAGCGGTGTTGGGGTGGCGATGCGTGCGGAAATTCGCGGCAGGAAGAACGGGCAAGCAACGACCCACTGTTCGACCTTCGTTCACAAAAATACGGCGGTTTCAGCCGGGATGGGAACGGGATCTGTGGCTCAGTTGGTGTTGGATGGAACTCTGAAAAAACCGGGTTTGTGGTCTATCGAGCAGGCACTTCCTACGGATTTGTTCGAGCGAGCAATGGAGAGTCGCGGATTGATGATTCAACAGTCGGCGCAATCGGTCAAGAGAGGGCAATCGCCACAACCCCCATCACCATAA
- a CDS encoding YaaW family protein, protein MDELRIALDLATEEELQQLTQILFCRKLNPLDYIHTPEIIEVQSRDRDAWLDGIEERFRYLAADGITVLKGRTQDVSYRDILLRICRYLKIPYSQQMTALDLEAEIFLNLVSRAWKRLPAAQQQSLTRRVQKSLARSNYSEPLPAKLQHNPINLLLKGSSILAVNSILKPLLLKQIAKEFALYFAKYQVAKTTLVRGGAAAATQLHNQLALQTARRGMAIAAARQGAVRTMFTVLGPILWTTFFAELGWKTIATNYGRIIPAVFALAQIRLIRSECWEPA, encoded by the coding sequence GTGGACGAACTGAGGATCGCCTTAGATTTGGCAACAGAAGAAGAACTCCAGCAATTAACGCAAATTCTTTTTTGTCGCAAACTCAATCCCCTCGATTATATTCACACCCCAGAGATTATTGAGGTGCAAAGCCGCGATCGCGACGCTTGGTTAGATGGCATCGAAGAAAGATTTCGCTATCTCGCCGCAGACGGGATAACCGTCCTCAAAGGACGCACCCAAGATGTCAGCTATCGAGACATACTGCTGCGCATTTGCCGCTACCTCAAAATTCCCTATTCCCAGCAAATGACCGCGCTGGATTTAGAAGCAGAAATTTTTCTCAACTTAGTCAGTCGTGCCTGGAAGCGCCTCCCAGCCGCTCAACAGCAGTCATTAACCCGGCGCGTGCAAAAATCCCTCGCGCGATCGAACTACTCCGAACCCCTTCCCGCCAAACTCCAACATAACCCCATCAATCTCCTCCTCAAAGGCAGCAGCATCTTAGCGGTCAATTCAATTCTCAAACCCCTACTCCTCAAACAAATCGCCAAAGAATTTGCCCTCTACTTCGCCAAGTATCAAGTGGCAAAAACAACCCTCGTGCGTGGTGGTGCAGCCGCAGCTACACAATTACACAATCAGCTTGCCCTCCAAACTGCAAGGCGGGGAATGGCAATAGCGGCAGCGCGTCAAGGGGCAGTTCGCACGATGTTTACCGTCCTTGGTCCCATCCTCTGGACAACGTTCTTCGCAGAATTAGGCTGGAAAACGATCGCCACCAACTACGGTCGCATTATCCCTGCGGTTTTTGCCCTCGCGCAAATTCGCCTCATTCGTTCTGAGTGTTGGGAACCCGCTTAA